A genomic window from Lotus japonicus ecotype B-129 chromosome 1, LjGifu_v1.2 includes:
- the LOC130743293 gene encoding rust resistance kinase Lr10-like encodes MTLIIAAALSSRIRLVQVVLVIIILLLFLHCESCSCSQEQQVCSGSCGVHNITHPFRLKDDPKACGDSRYGLICEANQLMLYLGRGKYRVQSINYNNFTIRLVDANLPHLHYLPITTSYSLGLYNFSFNYDGPYQLYQQSWYSAYNRLVSSMLYVSCPNGVDFSGGVQVDEDGAACINSSSSLDGKSFYHVNTTDKTLEILGLGDSCRVEFIYLTSWPDNETNISCTKIRDMLLYGFELSWMYSLCKEDEYLGFDNNNKRQCKQDSIPWILIDILDSIPWILIDILGFVATICGAKCVLGAPCFTVLLIYKWRRRHLSMYDGIEDFLRSDNNIMPIRYSYKDIKSITQKFKTKLGNGGFGSVFKGKLRSGRLVAVKVLDKAKTNGQDFINEVATIGTIHHVNVVQLIGFCVEGSKRALIYEFMPNGSLEKYIFSHEESSSLNCEKLYAISLGVARGIEYLHNGCNMKILHFDIKPHNILLDENFNPKVSDFGLARLCPADNSIVSLTAARGTIGYMAPELFYRNVGTVSYKADVYSFGMLLMEMAGRRKNLNALAEESSFSQIYFPFWVYDQLSDGREITIENDTDEEMKMAKKMMIVALWCIQTKPGDRPSMDKVLEMLEDHEELQIPKMPYLYAQDLPAEDAREDSNSRPSSSDGVDTNDST; translated from the exons ATGACACTCATTATTGCTGCTGCATTATCATCAAGGATAAGGCTTGTGCAGGTGGTGTTGGTAATAATAATATTGCTCCTTTTCCTGCACTGTGAAAGTTGTAGCTGCAGCCAGGAACAACAAGTGTGTTCTGGTTCGTGCGGGGTTCACAACATAACACACCCTTTCCGGCTGAAGGACGATCCGAAAGCGTGTGGTGACTCGAGGTACGGTCTAATCTGCGAGGCCAACCAATTGATGTTGTATTTGGGAAGAGGGAAATACAGAGTACAGTCAATTAATTACAACAACTTCACAATACGACTTGTGGATGCCAATCTTCCACACCTTCATTACTTACCAATAACAACAAGTTACTCTTTAGGCCTCTACAATTTCAGTTTCAACTATGATGGACCATATCAACTGTATCAGCAGTCTTGGTACAGTGCCTATAACAGATTGGTAAGTTCTATGTTATATGTGAGCTGTCCGAATGGGGTGGATTTCTCTGGTGGTGTACAAGTTGATGAAGACGGTGCAGCTTGCATCAAcagttcttcttctttggatgGGAAATCTTTCTACCATGTCAATACCACTGACAAAACTCTGGAGATTTTGGGGCTGGGAGATTCGTGTCGTGTAGAGTTTATCTATCTTACATCGTGGCCTGACAACGAAACCAACATTTCATGCACTAAGATTCGTGACATGCTGCTTTATGGCTTTGAACTTTCCTGGATGTACAGTCTTTGTAAAGAGGACGAGTATCTCGGGTTCGATAATAACAACAAGCGTCAATGTAAACAAG ACAGCATTCCTTGGATTTTAATTGATATATTAG ACAGCATTCCTTGGATTTTAATTGATATATTAG GCTTCGTTGCTACGATATGCGGTGCCAAATGTGTTCTTGGCGCGCCATGTTTCACTGTGTTATTGATATATAAATGGAGACGGAGGCATTTATCAATGTATGACGGCATTGAAGATTTTTTACGAAGTGACAATAACATCATGCCTATAAGGTACTCTTACAAAGACATCAAGAGTATAACACAGAAGTTCAAGACAAAACTTGGGAATGGAGGCTTTGGTTCTGTCTTCAAAGGAAAACTTCGAAGTGGTCGTCTTGTAGCTGTCAAGGTGTTGGACAAGGCCAAGACAAATGGTCAAGACTTCATCAATGAAGTTGCCACTATTGGTACCATTCACCATGTCAACGTGGTTCAGCTCATCGGTTTTTGCGTGGAGGGATCAAAGCGTGCTCTTATATATGAATTCATGCCAAATGGGTCTCTTGAAAAGTACATCTTTTCTCACGAAGAGAGTTCTTCTTTAAATTGTGAGAAATTGTATGCTATTTCTCTTGGTGTGGCTCGTGGTATAGAATACCTGCATAATGGTTGCAACATGAAAATTCTGCACTTTGACATCAAGCCACATAACATTCTTCTTGATGAGAATTTCAATCCAAAAGTTAGTGATTTTGGACTTGCAAGACTCTGCCCTGCAGATAATAGCATTGTGTCTTTGACTGCGGCGAGAGGAACCATAGGATACATGGCACCAGAGCTCTTTTACAGAAATGTTGGCACTGTCTCCTACAAAGCTGATGTGTATAGCTTTGGGATGTTACTTATGGAGATGGCCGGTAGAAGGAAGAACTTGAATGCATTGGCTGAGGAATCTAGCTTTAGCCAAATATATTTCCCTTTCTGGGTTTATGACCAGTTaagtgatggaagggaaatcaCAATTGAAAATGACACTGATGAGGAAATGAAGATGGCAAAGAAAATGATGATTGTGGCTTTGTGGTGTATACAGACAAAGCCTGGCGATCGTCCTTCAATGGATAAAGTGTTGGAGATGCTTGAAGATCATGAGGAATTACAAATTCCTAAAATGCCTTATCTATATGCACAAGATTTACCAGCAGAGGATGCTAGAGAGGATAGCAACTCAAGGCCATCATCCTCTGATGGAGTGGATACTAATGACAGCACATGA
- the LOC130743339 gene encoding rust resistance kinase Lr10-like, which produces MGTCLSSCVGLLLFMLCFNVVIVELALGTGTGTANCPDLSCGNQVIRFPFRIRGHHPTTCGYPGFDLSCSSDNNTVIELPHSVKLNVKNIDYRHQTIELSDPHGCLPKQLQHLTLSASHFQLKPDKHGGYNFFNCSLMDRDSDLDYYLVPCLITSTARVYAIPSSRTLVGLPLLFCTKIFNISYGPFNFQRDQDYILRLTWSKPNCQQCESKGRRCGWRNHTANNQIYCFPNHKGSSTALVTTGSVLGSLFFMLLTAAVYHVYDIYRLRKEKEAIFEKFLQDYRALKPTRYSYVEIKRITNNFEHKLGEGAFGTVFKGSISKEIPIAVKILNISHGKGEEFINEVSTMGRIHHVNIVRMVGFCADGFNRALVYEFLPNGSLQKFINSPDNRQNFLGWKRLHEIALGIAKGIEYLHQGCNQRILHFDIKPQNVLLDHNFAPKICDFGLAKLCSRDESIVSMTAARGTLGYIAPEVFSRNFGNVSYKSDVYSYGMMLLETIGGRKITEDMEENGSQVYYPEWIHNLLEEHEEMRIHIEEEGDAEIARKLAIVGLWCIQWHAMDRPSMQMVLQMLEGDADTTPIPPNPFTSSAGAGLRRTSATSGVAARQLPQDLEVIQELE; this is translated from the exons ATGGGCACTTGTTTATCCTCTTGTGTTGGATTGTTATTGTTCATGCTTTGCTTCAATGTTGTTATTGTGGAGCTTGCACTTGGCACAGGCACAGGCACAGCTAACTGTCCAGATTTATCATGCGGAAATCAGGTGATCCGATTCCCTTTCCGAATCAGAGGCCACCATCCTACAACCTGTGGCTATCCGGGGTTTGACTTATCTTGTTCCTCAGATAACAACACAGTGATTGAACTCCCTCACTCAGTGAAGCTCAATGTCAAAAACATTGATTACAGACACCAAACTATTGAATTATCTGATCCACATGGCTGTCTTCCCAAGCAGCTCCAACACCTCACTTTATCAGCCTCCCATTTCCAGTTAAAGCCTGACAAGCATGGTGGCTATAACTTCTTCAATTGTTCACTGATGGATAGAGATTCAGATTTGGACTACTATTTGGTTCCGTGCCTCATCACCTCAACTGCTCGAGTATACGCCATTCCGTCCAGTAGAACCTTGGTGGGTCTTCCCTTGTTGTTCTGCActaaaatttttaatatttcttaCGGCCCTTTTAATTTTCAAAGAGATCAGGACTATATTCTTCGCTTGACATGGTCTAAGCCCAACTGTCAACAATGCGAATCAAAAGGGAGAAGATGTGGGTGGAGGAATCATACTGCCAACAATCAAATATATTGTTTCCCCAATCACAAAG GTTCTTCAACAGCTCTAGTGACTACAG GATCTGTCCTAGGATCCTTGTTCTTTATGCTCTTGACTGCTGCAGTCTACCACGTCTATGACATTTACCGactgagaaaagaaaaagaagcaatatTCGAAAAATTCCTACAAGACTACAGAGCTCTTAAGCCCACCAGATACTCTTATGTCGAAATTAAGAGAATCACCAACAATTTTGAGCACAAGTTAGGAGAGGGAGCCTTTGGAACCGTGTTTAAAGGAAGCATTTCCAAAGAAATTCCTATTGCTGTGAAGATCTTGAATATTTCTCACGGAAAGGGTGAAGAATTCATTAATGAAGTTAGCACCATGGGTAGAATCCACCATGTTAACATTGTTCGCATGGTGGGTTTCTGTGCTGATGGCTTTAATAGAGCTCTTGTATATGAATTCTTACCAAACGGTTCACTCCAGAAGTTCATCAATTCACCAGACAACAGGCAAAACTTCCTTGGTTGGAAAAGACTTCATGAAATTGCTTTAGGAATAGCCAAGGGAATTGAGTATCTTCACCAAGGTTGTAATCAGCGCATTCTCCACTTTGATATCAAGCCTCAAAATGTGTTGCTAGACCACAACTTTGCTCCAAAAATATGTGACTTTGGTCTAGCTAAATTGTGCTCAAGGGATGAGAGCATAGTGTCAATGACTGCAGCTAGAGGAACTCTGGGGTACATTGCTCCTGAAGTGTTCTCAAGAAACTTTGGCAATGTTTCTTACAAGTCAGATGTTTATAGCTATGGAATGATGTTGCTTGAAACAATAGGAGGGAGGAAGATCACGGAAGACATGGAGGAAAATGGTAGCCAGGTTTACTACCCAGAATGGATTCATAATCTTTTGGAGGAACACGAGGAAATGAGAATCCATATTGAAGAAGAAGGGGATGCAGAAATTGCAAGGAAACTAGCTATTGTGGGACTTTGGTGCATCCAGTGGCATGCCATGGATAGACCATCAATGCAAATGGTGCTTCAAATGTTAGAAGGAGATGCAGACACAACTCCAATACCTCCTAATCCTTTCACTTCTTCAGCAGGTGCAGGACTGAGAAGAACAAGTGCTACGTCGGGTGTTGCTGCAAGACAACTACCCCAAGATTTAGAAGTAATCCAGGAGTTAGAGTGA
- the LOC130743364 gene encoding uncharacterized protein LOC130743364, translating to MGPSEETLVEAALRVLSTADPFEKARLGDSVATRWLDGAIAESYHPHRNLLVPDRPARLSTVRLVPPSLMPKLGKAGSLQSRVAIVHSLAHIESWAIDLSWDIIARFGKQEAMPKEFFTDFVKVAQDEGRHFTLLASRLEELGSYYGALPAHDGLWDSATATSKDLLSRLAVEHCVHEARGLDVLPTTISRFRNGGDNITADLLESVVYPEEITHCAAGVKWFKYLCQRSINPSSDKEEQETCAASCGSTSDENEVIPKFHAIVRTHFRGPLKPPFNEAARKAAGFGPEWYEPLAVKEANTQ from the exons ATGGGCCCCTCTGAAGAAACCTTAGTGGAAGCAGCGCTCCGAGTTCTCAGCACCGCCGACCCGTTCGAGAAGGCGCGACTCGGCGACTCGGTGGCGACGCGGTGGCTCGACGGCGCCATCGCCGAATCCTACCACCCTCATCGGAACCTTCTCGTCCCTGACCGCCCCGCAAGGCTTTCCACC GTGAGGTTGGTGCCACCGAGTCTCATGCCGAAGCTGGGCAAAGCTGGCAGCTTGCAGAGCAGGGTTGCCATTGTTCATAGCCTTGCTCACATTGAAAGCTGGGCTATTGACTTGTCTTGG GATATAATAGCTCGTTTTGGTAAGCAAGAGGCAATGCCTAAAGAGTTCTTTACAGATTTTGTGAAGGTGGCACAGGATGAAGGGCGACATTTCACTCTTCTTGCTTCACGGCTTGAGGAGCTTGGTTCTTATTATGGAGCATTACCAGCTCATGATGGACTCTGGGATTCTGCCACTGCAACTTCCAAGGATTTACTATCAAGATTAGCTGTTGAACATTGTGTCCATGAG GCTAGAGGACTTGATGTGCTGCCTACAACAATCTCACGTTTCCGCAATGGTGGTGATAACATCACAGCAGATTTACTAGAAAGTGTAGTATACCCTGAAGAAATTACACATTGTGCTGCGGGAGTGAAGTGGTTCAAGTATCTATGCCAGAGGTCTATAAATCCGTCCTCAGATAAAGAAGAGCAAGAAACTTGTGCAGCATCTTGTGGAAGTACATCAGATGAGAATGAAGTGATTCCAAAGTTTCATGCAATAGTGAGGACACACTTCAGAGGACCTTTAAAACCACCTTTCAATGAGGCAGCTAGAAAAGCTGCTGGATTTGGTCCTGAGTGGTATGAACCGCTTGCTGTTAAAGAGGCCAATACACAATAA